One genomic segment of Humidesulfovibrio mexicanus includes these proteins:
- the gatB gene encoding Asp-tRNA(Asn)/Glu-tRNA(Gln) amidotransferase subunit GatB, which yields MARYETVIGLEVHAQLKTESKIFCSCSTRFGVEPNENVCPVCSGMPGVLPVLNRKVVEYAAKMGLAIDCDINRTSVFARKNYFYPDLPKGYQTSQFELPICEHGHVDIVTSKGPKRVGVTRIHMEEDAGKNIHAAHENKSYVDLNRACVPLIEIVSEPDMRSAEEAVAYLKALRSILVYLDICDGNMEEGSFRCDANVSVRPFGQEAFGTRTELKNLNSFKHVQKAIEYEVERQIDLVEDGEAVVQETRLYDANKGVTNSMRGKEEAHDYRYFPCPDLVPLVLDEAWLARWKGELPELPKAREARFREQYGLSADAAEVLTAERDLADYYEAAVADFNEPKKIANWVMTDILRELNATGGRAADLKLAPQGLAALVRLVEEGKISAKSGKDILPELLASGGDPEALVQAKGLAQISDTSALAADIDAVLAENPKEVAEFKAGKTKLIGFFVGQIMRRTKGQANPAVVNQLLADKLK from the coding sequence ATGGCCAGGTACGAGACCGTCATCGGGCTTGAGGTGCACGCCCAGCTCAAGACCGAATCCAAGATCTTCTGCTCCTGCTCCACGCGTTTCGGGGTGGAGCCAAACGAGAACGTGTGCCCCGTGTGTTCCGGAATGCCCGGCGTGCTGCCCGTGCTCAACCGCAAGGTGGTGGAGTACGCCGCCAAGATGGGCTTGGCCATCGACTGCGACATCAACCGCACCAGCGTCTTCGCCCGCAAGAACTACTTTTATCCCGACCTGCCCAAGGGCTACCAGACGTCCCAGTTCGAGCTGCCCATCTGCGAGCACGGGCATGTGGACATCGTCACCTCCAAAGGGCCCAAGCGCGTGGGCGTCACGCGCATCCACATGGAGGAGGACGCGGGCAAGAACATCCACGCCGCGCACGAGAACAAAAGCTATGTGGACCTGAACCGCGCCTGCGTGCCGCTCATCGAGATCGTCTCCGAGCCGGACATGCGCAGCGCCGAGGAGGCCGTGGCCTACCTGAAGGCCCTGCGTAGCATCCTGGTGTACCTGGACATCTGCGACGGCAACATGGAGGAGGGCAGTTTCCGCTGCGACGCCAACGTAAGCGTGCGCCCCTTCGGCCAGGAGGCCTTCGGCACCCGCACGGAGCTCAAGAACCTGAACAGCTTCAAGCATGTGCAGAAAGCCATCGAGTACGAGGTGGAGCGCCAGATCGACCTCGTCGAGGACGGCGAGGCCGTGGTGCAGGAGACGCGCCTGTATGACGCGAACAAGGGCGTGACCAACTCCATGCGCGGAAAAGAGGAAGCCCACGACTACCGCTATTTCCCCTGTCCAGACCTGGTGCCACTGGTGCTGGACGAGGCTTGGCTGGCCCGCTGGAAGGGCGAATTGCCCGAACTCCCCAAGGCCCGCGAGGCGCGCTTCAGGGAACAGTACGGCCTCTCCGCCGATGCGGCGGAGGTGCTTACGGCCGAGCGCGACCTGGCCGACTATTACGAGGCCGCCGTGGCCGATTTCAACGAGCCGAAGAAGATCGCCAACTGGGTCATGACCGACATTTTGCGCGAACTGAACGCCACCGGCGGTCGCGCGGCGGACTTGAAGCTCGCCCCGCAGGGCCTGGCCGCGCTGGTTCGGCTGGTGGAGGAGGGCAAGATCAGCGCCAAGAGCGGCAAGGACATTCTGCCCGAACTGCTTGCGAGCGGCGGCGACCCGGAGGCCCTTGTGCAGGCCAAGGGCCTGGCGCAGATCTCCGACACCTCGGCCCTGGCGGCCGACATCGACGCCGTGCTGGCCGAAAACCCAAAGGAAGTCGCCGAGTTCAAGGCCGGCAAGACCAAGCTCATCGGCTTCTTCGTGGGGCAGATCATGCGGCGCACCAAGGGCCAGGCCAACCCCGCGGTGGTGAACCAACTGCTTGCGGACAAACTCAAATAA
- a CDS encoding DUF4254 domain-containing protein — MKNLCFDDIRSLLRKAFEAQAETVADWHRQEPDFPVDLPEAQDQEGFLELLSRQHWCNFRLWHVEDRARRKDAGAELIADCKYAIDKLNQERNDLIERLDTFLVRAFAPILPSAPQGGRQRYNTETIGVALDRASILALKIYHMGEQAERAGVTSDFVAECQRKASVLVEQRADLLDSVLDLVEDYAVGLKRPKVYYQFKMYNDPRLNPELYTRKAGA, encoded by the coding sequence ATGAAGAACCTTTGCTTTGACGACATCCGTTCGCTGCTCCGCAAGGCCTTTGAGGCCCAGGCCGAAACCGTGGCCGACTGGCACCGCCAGGAGCCCGACTTCCCTGTGGACCTGCCAGAGGCCCAGGACCAGGAGGGGTTTCTGGAGCTGCTTTCGCGCCAGCACTGGTGCAATTTCCGCCTGTGGCACGTGGAGGACCGCGCCCGCAGGAAGGACGCCGGGGCCGAGCTCATCGCCGACTGCAAGTACGCCATCGACAAGCTGAACCAGGAGCGCAATGATTTGATCGAGCGTCTGGACACGTTCCTTGTGCGCGCCTTCGCCCCCATCCTGCCCTCCGCGCCGCAGGGCGGCCGCCAGCGCTACAACACCGAGACCATCGGCGTGGCCCTGGACCGGGCCTCCATCCTGGCCCTCAAAATTTACCACATGGGGGAGCAGGCCGAACGCGCGGGTGTGACCAGCGACTTCGTGGCCGAGTGCCAGCGCAAGGCCTCCGTGCTTGTGGAGCAGCGCGCCGATCTGCTGGACAGCGTGCTGGACCTTGTGGAGGACTACGCCGTGGGGCTCAAGCGGCCCAAGGTCTACTACCAGTTCAAGATGTACAACGACCCGCGCCTGAACCCGGAGCTTTACACCCGCAAGGCCGGGGCGTAA